Proteins from one Gossypium raimondii isolate GPD5lz chromosome 8, ASM2569854v1, whole genome shotgun sequence genomic window:
- the LOC105791755 gene encoding alpha-N-acetylglucosaminidase isoform X3, whose product MALQGINLPLAFSGQEAIWQKVFMGFNISMEDLNDFFGGPAFLAWARMGNLHTWGGPLSKNWLKQQLVLQKKILSRMVELGMTPVLPSFSGNVPAALKTIFPTANITRLGDWNTVDGDPHWCCTYLLNPSDPLFVEIGEAFIKMQIKEYGDVTDIYNCDTFNENSPPTNDTIYISSLGAAVYKAMSNGDKDAVWLMQGWLFYSDSTFWKPPQMKALLHSVPVGKMIVLDLFADVKPIWATSSQFYGTPYVWCLLHNFGGNIEMYGTLDAISSGPVDARISKNSTMVGVGMCMEGIEQNPVVYELMSEMAFRKEKVQVLEWLKTYTHRRYGKSVQQIKEAWAILYHTVYNCTDGIADHNIDFIVKFPDWDPSINFGSRPSKLNSMHTFRLRTRSRRFSFQERSSDLPQAHLWYSTHEVVSALKLFLAAGNDLAGSLTYRYDLVDLTRQVLSKLANQVYLDAINAFRRKDVKALNIHSQKFIQLIKDIDVLLASDDNFLLGTWLESAKLLAENPSEMRQYEWNARTQVTMWFDTTPTNQSKLHDYANKFWSGLLEGYYLPRASSYFSYLSKSLEKNESFKLVEWRKQWVSFSNKWQAGLELYPVKAQGNFLTIAKALFDKYLS is encoded by the exons ATGGCTCTCCAAGGAATCAACCTGCCTTTGGCATTTTCAGGACAAGAAGCCATATGGCAAAAAGTTTTCATG GGGTTTAATATTAGCATGGAAGATTTGAATGATTTCTTTGGTGGACCGGCTTTCCTTGCTTGGGCTCGCATGGGAAATTTACATAC tTGGGGTGGTCCTTTATCCAAAAACTGGTTGAAACAGCAGTTGGTTTTACAGAAGAAGATATTATCTCGGATGGTAGAGCTAGGCATGACTCCAG TGCTTCCTTCTTTCTCTGGGAATGTTCCAGCAGCTTTGAAGACAATTTTTCCTACAGCTAATATAACTAGACTAGGGGACTG GAACACAGTGGACGGTGATCCCCATTGGTGCTGTACTTATCTCCTCAATCCTTCTGATCCGTTATTTGTTGAGATTGGAGAGGCTTTTATCAAAATGCAAATCAAAG AATATGGTGACGTGACTGACATCTACAACTG TGACACCTTCAATGAAAATTCCCCGCCTACAAATGATACAATATATATCTCATCACTTGGTGCTGCTGTGTACAAAGCAATGTCCAATGGTGACAAGGATGCTGTGTGGTTGATGCAA GGTTGGCTTTTCTACTCGGACTCAACTTTCTGGAAGCCACCCCAAATGAAG GCACTTTTACATTCTGTTCCAGTGGGGAAAATGATAGTTCTTGATTTATTCGCTGATGTCAAACCAATATGGGCAACTTCTTCTCAATTTTATGGCACTCCTTATGTCTG GTGTCTACTGCATAATTTTGGAGGAAATATTGAAATGTATGGAACATTGGATGCAATTTCTTCAGGTCCAGTGGATGCTCGCATCAGTAAAAATTCAACCATG GTCGGTGTTGGCATGTGCATGGAAGGAATAGAGCAAAATCCGGTTGTATATGAGTTAATGTCTGAAATGGCATTTCGAAAGGAAAAAGTTCAAGTTCTG GAATGGCTGAAGACCTACACCCACAGACGTTATGGTAAATCAGTTCAACAAATTAAAGAAGCATGGGCAATTTTGTATCACACAGTTTACAATTGTACAGATGGAATCGCC GATCATAACATTGATTTCATAGTCAAGTTTCCAGATTGGGACCCATCAATAAATTTTGGATCTCGACCATCAAAGCTAAACAGTATGCATACATTCCGCTTAAGAACCAGAAGCAGAAGATTCTCATTTCAGGAACGTAGCTCTGATCTGCCTCAAGCACATTTGTGGTATTCTACTCATGAGGTTGTCAGTGCTTTAAAGCTCTTCCTTGCGGCTGGAAATGATTTAGCTGGGAGCCTCACATATAG ATACGACTTGGTCGACTTAACACGTCAAGTGTTGTCAAAGCTAGCAAACCAAGTCTATTTGGATGCAATAAATGCTTTCCGAAGGAAGGATGTCAAAGCTTTGAATATTCACAGCCAGAAGTTCATTCAACTAATAAAGGATATTGATGTATTACTAGCTTCTGATGACAATTTTCTGCTTGGAACATGGCTTGAAAGTGCAAAACTCTTGGCAGAAAACCCGAGTGAGATGAGACAG TATGAATGGAATGCTAGAACGCAAGTGACAATGTGGTTTGATACCACACCAACCAATCAAAGCAAGCTTCATGACTATG CCAACAAGTTTTGGAGTGGACTGCTGGAAGGGTACTATTTGCCACGAGCTTCAAGCTATTTTAGCTATTTGTCCAAAAGCTTAGAGAAAAATGAGAGTTTCAAATTGGTGGAATGGAGAAAACAATGGGTATCATTCTCAAATAAGTGGCAAGCAGGCCTTGAGCTGTACCCAGTGAAGGCCCAAGGAAATTTCCTTACTATAGCCAAGGCTTTATTTGACAAATACCTAAGTTAA
- the LOC105791755 gene encoding alpha-N-acetylglucosaminidase isoform X1 — translation MAVAIIRILNNSPTMKFIIGDVLIIIFILFITRLPQSFSTTEAIQPSLTRLDSKRSSPSVQESAAKAVLGRLLPTHLLSFHFKIVSKDVCGGQGCFLIENYDGPTENGPEILIKGTTAVEIASGLHWYIKYFCGAHVSWDKTGGVQLASVPKPGSLPLVKDGGVLIQRPVPWNYYQNVVTSSYSYVWWDWERWEKEIDWMALQGINLPLAFSGQEAIWQKVFMGFNISMEDLNDFFGGPAFLAWARMGNLHTWGGPLSKNWLKQQLVLQKKILSRMVELGMTPVLPSFSGNVPAALKTIFPTANITRLGDWNTVDGDPHWCCTYLLNPSDPLFVEIGEAFIKMQIKEYGDVTDIYNCDTFNENSPPTNDTIYISSLGAAVYKAMSNGDKDAVWLMQGWLFYSDSTFWKPPQMKALLHSVPVGKMIVLDLFADVKPIWATSSQFYGTPYVWCLLHNFGGNIEMYGTLDAISSGPVDARISKNSTMVGVGMCMEGIEQNPVVYELMSEMAFRKEKVQVLEWLKTYTHRRYGKSVQQIKEAWAILYHTVYNCTDGIADHNIDFIVKFPDWDPSINFGSRPSKLNSMHTFRLRTRSRRFSFQERSSDLPQAHLWYSTHEVVSALKLFLAAGNDLAGSLTYRYDLVDLTRQVLSKLANQVYLDAINAFRRKDVKALNIHSQKFIQLIKDIDVLLASDDNFLLGTWLESAKLLAENPSEMRQYEWNARTQVTMWFDTTPTNQSKLHDYANKFWSGLLEGYYLPRASSYFSYLSKSLEKNESFKLVEWRKQWVSFSNKWQAGLELYPVKAQGNFLTIAKALFDKYLS, via the exons ATGGCAGTTGCAATTATCAGAATTCTGAACAATTCCCCCACAATGAAATTCATCATTGGTGATGTATTAATTATCATCTTCATCTTGTTTATAACGCGACTGCCGCAATCCTTTTCAACAACGGAAGCAATTCAGCCATCACTCACTCGGTTAGATTCCAAACGCTCGTCTCCATCTGTTCAAGAATCGGCTGCTAAAGCCGTTTTGGGAAGATTGCTCCCTACCCATTTGCTCAGTTTCCACTTTAAGATTGTCTCCAAG GATGTTTGTGGCGGACAAGGTTGCtttttgatagaaaattacGATGGCCCTACTGAAAATGGACCCGAGATACT AATTAAAGGTACCACAGCAGTTGAAATTGCCTCTGGCCTCCACTGGTATATTAAATATTTCTGTGGTGCTCATGTATCTTGGGACAAGACTGGTGGTGTGCAGTTAGCCTCTGTTCCCAAGCCAGGGTCATTGCCCCTTGTAAAAGACGGCGGTGTGTTGATTCAACGGCCAGTGCCATGGAACTATTACCAAAATGTTGTTACTTCTAGTT ATTCATATGTCTGGTGGGATTGGGAAAGATGGGAGAAAGAGATAGACTGGATGGCTCTCCAAGGAATCAACCTGCCTTTGGCATTTTCAGGACAAGAAGCCATATGGCAAAAAGTTTTCATG GGGTTTAATATTAGCATGGAAGATTTGAATGATTTCTTTGGTGGACCGGCTTTCCTTGCTTGGGCTCGCATGGGAAATTTACATAC tTGGGGTGGTCCTTTATCCAAAAACTGGTTGAAACAGCAGTTGGTTTTACAGAAGAAGATATTATCTCGGATGGTAGAGCTAGGCATGACTCCAG TGCTTCCTTCTTTCTCTGGGAATGTTCCAGCAGCTTTGAAGACAATTTTTCCTACAGCTAATATAACTAGACTAGGGGACTG GAACACAGTGGACGGTGATCCCCATTGGTGCTGTACTTATCTCCTCAATCCTTCTGATCCGTTATTTGTTGAGATTGGAGAGGCTTTTATCAAAATGCAAATCAAAG AATATGGTGACGTGACTGACATCTACAACTG TGACACCTTCAATGAAAATTCCCCGCCTACAAATGATACAATATATATCTCATCACTTGGTGCTGCTGTGTACAAAGCAATGTCCAATGGTGACAAGGATGCTGTGTGGTTGATGCAA GGTTGGCTTTTCTACTCGGACTCAACTTTCTGGAAGCCACCCCAAATGAAG GCACTTTTACATTCTGTTCCAGTGGGGAAAATGATAGTTCTTGATTTATTCGCTGATGTCAAACCAATATGGGCAACTTCTTCTCAATTTTATGGCACTCCTTATGTCTG GTGTCTACTGCATAATTTTGGAGGAAATATTGAAATGTATGGAACATTGGATGCAATTTCTTCAGGTCCAGTGGATGCTCGCATCAGTAAAAATTCAACCATG GTCGGTGTTGGCATGTGCATGGAAGGAATAGAGCAAAATCCGGTTGTATATGAGTTAATGTCTGAAATGGCATTTCGAAAGGAAAAAGTTCAAGTTCTG GAATGGCTGAAGACCTACACCCACAGACGTTATGGTAAATCAGTTCAACAAATTAAAGAAGCATGGGCAATTTTGTATCACACAGTTTACAATTGTACAGATGGAATCGCC GATCATAACATTGATTTCATAGTCAAGTTTCCAGATTGGGACCCATCAATAAATTTTGGATCTCGACCATCAAAGCTAAACAGTATGCATACATTCCGCTTAAGAACCAGAAGCAGAAGATTCTCATTTCAGGAACGTAGCTCTGATCTGCCTCAAGCACATTTGTGGTATTCTACTCATGAGGTTGTCAGTGCTTTAAAGCTCTTCCTTGCGGCTGGAAATGATTTAGCTGGGAGCCTCACATATAG ATACGACTTGGTCGACTTAACACGTCAAGTGTTGTCAAAGCTAGCAAACCAAGTCTATTTGGATGCAATAAATGCTTTCCGAAGGAAGGATGTCAAAGCTTTGAATATTCACAGCCAGAAGTTCATTCAACTAATAAAGGATATTGATGTATTACTAGCTTCTGATGACAATTTTCTGCTTGGAACATGGCTTGAAAGTGCAAAACTCTTGGCAGAAAACCCGAGTGAGATGAGACAG TATGAATGGAATGCTAGAACGCAAGTGACAATGTGGTTTGATACCACACCAACCAATCAAAGCAAGCTTCATGACTATG CCAACAAGTTTTGGAGTGGACTGCTGGAAGGGTACTATTTGCCACGAGCTTCAAGCTATTTTAGCTATTTGTCCAAAAGCTTAGAGAAAAATGAGAGTTTCAAATTGGTGGAATGGAGAAAACAATGGGTATCATTCTCAAATAAGTGGCAAGCAGGCCTTGAGCTGTACCCAGTGAAGGCCCAAGGAAATTTCCTTACTATAGCCAAGGCTTTATTTGACAAATACCTAAGTTAA
- the LOC105791756 gene encoding polyamine oxidase 1 — MEPSPPSSVIIIGAGVSGLSAAKVLAENGIGDLLILEASDRIGGRIRKEKFGDVSVELGAGWIAGVGGKESNPVWEIAAKLGLRTCFSDYSNARYNIYDRSGKIFPSGIAADSYKKAVDSAIQKLKGLESNCVEDATNRTDFTLTPKTPIELAIDFILHDFEMAEVEPISTYVDFGEREFLVADERGYEYLLYKMAEEFLFTSEGKILDNRLKLNKVVRELQHSRNGVTVRTEDGCVFEADYVILSASIGVLQSDLISFRPPLPRWKTEAIEKCDVMVYTKIFLKFPYKFWPCGPGKEFFIYAHERRGYYTFWQHMENAYPGSNILVVTLTNDESKRVESQSDEETLKEAMVVLRDMFGSDIPDATDILVPRWWNNRFQRCSYSNYPMISNNQVINDIKAPVGRIFFTGEHTSERFNGYVHGGHLAGIDTSKAVLEEMRKDERQKGKQNQNFLLEPLLALTLTQADAVSGLHKCDVPTQLYLSGKLGIPEAIL, encoded by the exons atGGAGCCTTCTCCTCCGTCGTCCGTTATCATCATCGGCGCCGGCGTCTCCG GTTTATCGGCGGCGAAGGTTTTGGCTGAGAATGGAATTGGGGATTTGTTGATCTTAGAAGCGTCTGATAGAATTGGCGGTAGGATCCGGAAAGAGAAGTTCGGAGACGTCTCGGTGGAGCTGGGAGCGGGTTGGATTGCCGGTGTAGGTGGCAAAGAGTCCAACCCGGTTTGGGAGATTGCCGCGAAGCTTGGCCTCCGAACCTGTTTCTCTGACTACAGCAATGCCCGCTATAACATCTACGATCGGAG CGGGAAGATATTTCCAAGTGGAATCGCCGCCGACTCGTACAAGAAGGCGGTGGACTCAGCGATTCAGAAACTAAAGGGCCTCGAGTCAAACTGTGTGGAAGATGCCACCAATAGAACCGACTTTACTTT aacACCGAAGACACCAATAGAGCTCGCAATTGACTTTATATTACACGATTTTGAGATGGCAG AGGTGGAGCCAATATCAACTTACGTAGATTTTGGGGAAAGAGAGTTTTTGGTGGCAGATGAAAGAGGTTATGAATATTTACTGTATAAAATGGCCGAGGAATTTCTGTTTACCTCGGAGGGTAAAATCCTGGACAATCGCCTCAAACTGAACAAG GTTGTTAGGGAATTACAGCACTCGAGAAACGGCGTCACGGTGAGAACAGAGGATGGTTGCGTTTTCGAAGCCGACTACGTGATTTTGTCTGCTAGCATTGGTGTTCTTCAAAGCGACCTCATTTCCTTCAGGCCACCCTTGCCC AGGTGGAAAACGGAAGCCATAGAGAAATGTGATGTGATGGTGTATACCAAGATCTTCCTCAAGTTTCCGTATAAGTTCTGGCCCTGTGGGCCTGGAAAAGAGTTCTTTATCTATGCTCACGAGAGGAGAGGCTATTACACGTTTTGGCAG CACATGGAGAATGCATACCCTGGTTCGAATATTTTGGTTGTAACGTTGACGAACGATGAATCAAAGCGTGTGGAATCTCAATCCGATGAAGAGACATTGAAGGAAGCTATGGTTGTGCTTAGGGACATGTTCGGGTCTGACATACCCGATGCCACTGATATACTTGTTCCCCGCTGGTGGAATAACAGGTTCCAGCGTTGCAGCTACAGCAACTACCCTATGATATCTAATAACCAAGTCATTAATGATATTAAG gCCCCAGTGGGACGCATTTTCTTTACTGGTGAACACACGAGTGAAAGATTTAATGGCTATGTACATGGTGGACACCTTGCAG GCATTGACACAAGTAAGGCAGTGCTGGAAGAAATGAGAAAAGATGAAAGACAGAAAGGCAAACAGAACCAAAATTTCTTGTTAGAGCCCTTGTTAGCATTGACTCTGACACAGGCGGATGCAGTCTCAGGTCTCCACAAATGTGATGTTCCTACACAATTGTATCTCAGCGGCAAGCTCGGCATTCCGGAAGCGATCTTGTGA
- the LOC105791755 gene encoding alpha-N-acetylglucosaminidase isoform X2 — translation MAVAIIRILNNSPTMKFIIGDVLIIIFILFITRLPQSFSTTEAIQPSLTRLDSKRSSPSVQESAAKAVLGRLLPTHLLSFHFKIVSKDVCGGQGCFLIENYDGPTENGPEILIKGTTAVEIASGLHWYIKYFCGAHVSWDKTGGVQLASVPKPGSLPLVKDGGVLIQRPVPWNYYQNVVTSSYSYVWWDWERWEKEIDWMALQGINLPLAFSGQEAIWQKVFMGFNISMEDLNDFFGGPAFLAWARMGNLHTWGGPLSKNWLKQQLVLQKKILSRMVELGMTPVLPSFSGNVPAALKTIFPTANITRLGDWNTVDGDPHWCCTYLLNPSDPLFVEIGEAFIKMQIKEYGDVTDIYNCDTFNENSPPTNDTIYISSLGAAVYKAMSNGDKDAVWLMQGWLFYSDSTFWKPPQMKALLHSVPVGKMIVLDLFADVKPIWATSSQFYGTPYVWCLLHNFGGNIEMYGTLDAISSGPVDARISKNSTMVGVGMCMEGIEQNPVVYELMSEMAFRKEKVQVLEWLKTYTHRRYGKSVQQIKEAWAILYHTVYNCTDGIADHNIDFIVKFPDWDPSINFGSRPSKLNSMHTFRLRTRSRRFSFQERSSDLPQAHLWYSTHEVVSALKLFLAAGNDLAGSLTYSLLTDTTWST, via the exons ATGGCAGTTGCAATTATCAGAATTCTGAACAATTCCCCCACAATGAAATTCATCATTGGTGATGTATTAATTATCATCTTCATCTTGTTTATAACGCGACTGCCGCAATCCTTTTCAACAACGGAAGCAATTCAGCCATCACTCACTCGGTTAGATTCCAAACGCTCGTCTCCATCTGTTCAAGAATCGGCTGCTAAAGCCGTTTTGGGAAGATTGCTCCCTACCCATTTGCTCAGTTTCCACTTTAAGATTGTCTCCAAG GATGTTTGTGGCGGACAAGGTTGCtttttgatagaaaattacGATGGCCCTACTGAAAATGGACCCGAGATACT AATTAAAGGTACCACAGCAGTTGAAATTGCCTCTGGCCTCCACTGGTATATTAAATATTTCTGTGGTGCTCATGTATCTTGGGACAAGACTGGTGGTGTGCAGTTAGCCTCTGTTCCCAAGCCAGGGTCATTGCCCCTTGTAAAAGACGGCGGTGTGTTGATTCAACGGCCAGTGCCATGGAACTATTACCAAAATGTTGTTACTTCTAGTT ATTCATATGTCTGGTGGGATTGGGAAAGATGGGAGAAAGAGATAGACTGGATGGCTCTCCAAGGAATCAACCTGCCTTTGGCATTTTCAGGACAAGAAGCCATATGGCAAAAAGTTTTCATG GGGTTTAATATTAGCATGGAAGATTTGAATGATTTCTTTGGTGGACCGGCTTTCCTTGCTTGGGCTCGCATGGGAAATTTACATAC tTGGGGTGGTCCTTTATCCAAAAACTGGTTGAAACAGCAGTTGGTTTTACAGAAGAAGATATTATCTCGGATGGTAGAGCTAGGCATGACTCCAG TGCTTCCTTCTTTCTCTGGGAATGTTCCAGCAGCTTTGAAGACAATTTTTCCTACAGCTAATATAACTAGACTAGGGGACTG GAACACAGTGGACGGTGATCCCCATTGGTGCTGTACTTATCTCCTCAATCCTTCTGATCCGTTATTTGTTGAGATTGGAGAGGCTTTTATCAAAATGCAAATCAAAG AATATGGTGACGTGACTGACATCTACAACTG TGACACCTTCAATGAAAATTCCCCGCCTACAAATGATACAATATATATCTCATCACTTGGTGCTGCTGTGTACAAAGCAATGTCCAATGGTGACAAGGATGCTGTGTGGTTGATGCAA GGTTGGCTTTTCTACTCGGACTCAACTTTCTGGAAGCCACCCCAAATGAAG GCACTTTTACATTCTGTTCCAGTGGGGAAAATGATAGTTCTTGATTTATTCGCTGATGTCAAACCAATATGGGCAACTTCTTCTCAATTTTATGGCACTCCTTATGTCTG GTGTCTACTGCATAATTTTGGAGGAAATATTGAAATGTATGGAACATTGGATGCAATTTCTTCAGGTCCAGTGGATGCTCGCATCAGTAAAAATTCAACCATG GTCGGTGTTGGCATGTGCATGGAAGGAATAGAGCAAAATCCGGTTGTATATGAGTTAATGTCTGAAATGGCATTTCGAAAGGAAAAAGTTCAAGTTCTG GAATGGCTGAAGACCTACACCCACAGACGTTATGGTAAATCAGTTCAACAAATTAAAGAAGCATGGGCAATTTTGTATCACACAGTTTACAATTGTACAGATGGAATCGCC GATCATAACATTGATTTCATAGTCAAGTTTCCAGATTGGGACCCATCAATAAATTTTGGATCTCGACCATCAAAGCTAAACAGTATGCATACATTCCGCTTAAGAACCAGAAGCAGAAGATTCTCATTTCAGGAACGTAGCTCTGATCTGCCTCAAGCACATTTGTGGTATTCTACTCATGAGGTTGTCAGTGCTTTAAAGCTCTTCCTTGCGGCTGGAAATGATTTAGCTGGGAGCCTCACATATAG TTTGTTGACAGATACGACTTGGTCGACTTAA
- the LOC105791754 gene encoding notchless protein homolog: MEVETEQGETGKSVMCVLTDPEGTTLGGTMYLPQNVGPIQLQQIVNTLLKNEEKLPYAFYISNQELLVPLGNYLEKNKVSMEKTLSIVYQPQAVFRIRPVNRCSATIAGHTEAVLSVAFSPDGRQLASGSGDTTVRLWDLNTQTPMFTCTGHKNWVLCIAWSPDGKHLVSGSKSGELQCWDPQTGKPAGNPLTGHKKWITGISWEPVHLNAPCRRFVSASKDGDARIWDISLKKCVICLSGHTLAVTCVKWGGDGVIYTGSQDCTIKVWETSQGKLIRELKGHGHWVNSLALSTEYVLRTGAFDHTGKQYSSPEEMKKVALERYNKMKGNAPERLVSGSDDFTMFLWEPAVSKHHKVRMTGHQQLVNHVYFSPDGQWVASASFDKSVKLWNGTTGEFVAAFRGHVGPVYQISWSADSRLLLSGSKDSTLKVWDIRTKKLKQDLPGHADEVFAVDWSPDGEKVASGGKDRVLKLWMG; the protein is encoded by the exons atggagGTGGAAACAGAGCAAGGAGAGACGGGGAAAAGCGTTATGTGCGTATTAACAGACCCGGAAGGGACCACCCTGGGAGGCACCATGTACCTTCCCCAGAACGTCGGTCCTATTCAGCTTCAACAGATCGTCAATACTCTCCTAAAAAAT GAGGAGAAGTTACCGTATGCATTTTATATATCTAATCAAGAGCTTCTTGTGCCGCTTGGAAATTACTTGGAGAAGAATAAAG TTTCCATGGAGAAAACTCTGTCGATAGTTTATCAACCGCAGGCAGTTTTCAGGATTCGTCCGGTTAATCGGTGTTCAGCTACAATTGCTG GTCATACTGAAGCAGTACTTTCTGTTGCGTTTAGTCCTGATGGACGACAGTTGGCAAGTGGCTCAGGTGATACCACTGTCCGACTATGGGACCTAAATACCCAGACACCAATGTTTACATGCACAG gacATAAAAACTGGGTTCTCTGTATCGCATGGTCACCTGATGGTAAACATCTTGTCAGTGGCAGCAAGTCTGGGGAACTACAATGTTGGGACCCACAAACAGGGAAGCCTGCTGGCAATCCACTGACT GGCCACAAGAAATGGATCACCGGTATCTCATGGGAACCTGTACATCTAAATGCTCCGTGCCGTCGCTTTGTAAGTGCGAGCAAAGATGGTGATGCCCGCATATGGGATATTTCCTTAAAGAAATGTGTTATTTGTCTCAGTGGCCACACACTTGCTGTAACTTGTGTGAAGTGGGGTGGAGATGGGGTCATATATACAGG GTCCCAGGATTGTACTATCAAAGTGTGGGAAACTTCACAAGGGAAGCTAATTCGTGAATTGAAG GGTCACGGGCATTGGGTTAACTCCCTTGCATTAAGCACAGAATATGTTCTTCGCACTGGAGCTTTTGATCATACTGGTAAACAATATTCATCTCcggaagaaatgaagaag GTTGCTCTAGAAAGATACAACAAAATGAAAGGTAATGCCCCAGAGAGATTGGTATCAGGATCTGATGACTTTACCATGTTCCTATGGGAACCTGCTGTCAGCAAACACCACAAAGTTCGGATGACCGGTCATCAACAG CTTGTAAACCATGTTTATTTCTCACCTGATGGGCAATGGGTGGCTAGTGCGTCATTTGATAAATCAGTCAAGCTATGGAATGGTACTACTGGAGAATTTGTTGCTGCATTCCGAGGTCATGTTGGGCCTGTTTATCAAATCAG CTGGTCTGCAGATAGCAGGCTTCTTTTAAGTGGAAGCAAAGACTCCACCTTGAAG GTTTGGGATATTcgaacaaaaaaattgaaacaagacCTTCCAGGCCACGCAGATGAG GTTTTTGCTGTTGATTGGAGTCCAGACGGTGAGAAAGTTGCCTCAGGCGGTAAGGATAGGGTGTTGAAGTTGTGGATGGGCTAG